A genomic segment from Gilvibacter sp. SZ-19 encodes:
- a CDS encoding T9SS type A sorting domain-containing protein, translated as MRLTTLFYTLLFSAASLAQINPIDFEPATGVGGDWTWTVFENDDNPPLEIVVNPFIEGINTSQTVAKFTARVTGAPFAGCETMHGSDIGTFTLSPENAFVSIMVYKTVISDVGIKFATPEGASTGEIKIANSVVNQWERLVFDFTGVIDAPSSTGIDQLIVFPDFQTRSTENVIYFDNIVFGDSSLSVDEPGSVIKVTAIPNPSAAITKIECGEVINSLEVYNLMGQKVFEAAPEAMSYWLDLSRFKSGVYIARILGDAASSSVRIVKY; from the coding sequence ATGAGATTAACTACACTTTTTTACACCTTATTATTTTCTGCTGCTAGCCTAGCACAGATCAACCCTATAGATTTTGAACCAGCCACTGGCGTGGGTGGAGATTGGACTTGGACAGTCTTTGAGAACGACGATAATCCTCCTTTAGAAATAGTGGTAAACCCATTTATTGAAGGGATTAACACCTCCCAAACCGTTGCCAAGTTTACCGCTCGCGTAACTGGGGCGCCCTTTGCAGGTTGCGAAACCATGCACGGATCAGATATAGGCACTTTTACCTTGAGTCCAGAGAATGCTTTTGTCTCCATTATGGTTTACAAAACCGTGATAAGCGATGTGGGTATTAAGTTTGCCACACCAGAGGGAGCTTCGACCGGCGAGATCAAGATCGCCAATTCGGTGGTTAACCAATGGGAACGTCTTGTCTTTGATTTTACAGGAGTCATTGATGCACCGTCGTCTACTGGAATTGATCAGCTGATCGTTTTTCCAGACTTTCAAACCCGAAGCACTGAGAATGTCATTTACTTTGACAATATCGTATTTGGCGATAGCAGTTTGAGTGTGGATGAACCTGGTAGTGTTATAAAAGTAACAGCCATACCGAACCCAAGTGCTGCTATTACTAAGATAGAATGTGGGGAGGTGATCAACTCCTTAGAAGTATACAATTTAATGGGACAAAAGGTCTTTGAGGCGGCTCCTGAGGCCATGAGCTACTGGCTCGATTTAAGCAGATTTAAGTCCGGGGTTTATATTGCTCGAATATTGGGCGATGCAGCTAGCTCTTCGGTGAGAATAGTAAAGTACTAG
- a CDS encoding response regulator transcription factor: protein MSKSLRIFIADDHPLILKGLSDYLKERDYNIVGSAGDGQLACQMILNCEPDVAILDIEMPGMTGLEIAKACEKNGLKTKVVIITLHKEPELFRNAKNLNIFGYILKELALEEIEICLSNIGEDQPYFSPTITRLLEQSQDCTLLDDLTPSEVKILRLIARDMTNKEIAHQLYISPRTVEKHRSNMISKLNLEPKTNSLLLWAKKHQIFLE from the coding sequence ATGAGCAAGTCGTTGAGAATATTCATTGCAGATGATCATCCTTTAATTCTTAAAGGACTGAGTGATTATTTAAAGGAGCGCGACTACAATATTGTTGGTAGCGCTGGCGATGGACAATTAGCTTGCCAAATGATCTTGAATTGTGAGCCAGACGTAGCGATCTTAGACATTGAGATGCCCGGAATGACAGGTTTGGAAATTGCCAAGGCCTGCGAAAAGAACGGGCTCAAGACCAAGGTCGTTATTATAACCCTGCACAAGGAACCAGAACTGTTTAGAAATGCTAAGAACCTGAACATCTTTGGTTACATACTCAAGGAACTGGCCTTAGAAGAGATCGAGATCTGTCTTAGCAATATTGGGGAAGATCAGCCGTATTTCTCACCTACCATTACGCGACTTTTGGAACAATCTCAAGATTGCACACTATTGGACGATCTCACACCATCTGAGGTAAAGATACTCCGGCTTATTGCTCGCGATATGACCAATAAAGAGATCGCGCATCAGCTGTATATATCTCCGCGAACGGTAGAAAAGCACAGGTCTAATATGATCTCCAAACTCAATCTGGAACCCAAGACCAACAGCCTGCTCCTTTGGGCAAAAAAACATCAGATCTTTTTAGAATAA
- a CDS encoding TIGR02281 family clan AA aspartic protease has translation MSSLRSLLEDADFTRLSLKKTLTLHYKVLAKINGCTCWLIVDTGASTSCINLDEAENLKMQFSESEIKATGAGASDLQTQISEGNALKLGAWKRTNMSFIVMDLSHVNAGLAQAGEDPIIGILGADVLKQARAVIDYGRNCMYFKM, from the coding sequence TTGAGCAGCCTGAGAAGCTTATTGGAAGATGCAGATTTTACCCGCCTCTCTTTAAAGAAAACCCTGACTTTACATTACAAAGTACTCGCTAAGATCAACGGATGTACCTGTTGGTTAATAGTAGACACAGGGGCTTCGACCTCTTGTATAAACTTAGACGAAGCCGAGAATTTAAAGATGCAGTTCTCTGAGAGTGAGATCAAGGCCACAGGTGCCGGGGCCTCAGACCTACAAACACAGATCAGCGAAGGGAACGCGCTTAAACTAGGAGCTTGGAAACGCACAAATATGTCCTTTATAGTGATGGACCTCTCTCATGTCAATGCCGGATTAGCACAGGCAGGAGAAGATCCGATTATTGGAATTCTCGGAGCTGATGTTTTAAAACAAGCCCGAGCTGTTATAGACTACGGCCGCAATTGTATGTATTTTAAAATGTAG
- a CDS encoding ATP-binding protein, giving the protein MKSLSLTILLLCCTTLLAQNAWDPYMQAYASAQTDQEKLTALDSILALSYRRDNKVFIDHSIIFIDLAEKQQDYVGMAKKAMNISYPLNVTNRPDEAVRIINRVLPYKDQIDDTFLVGGLYLKRGGAHFRIDQKKAVEDYTMAIEHYSGKDSLYVADAYLFRGQANTNLGNFIDASADYDTASRYFENLGDYQYMLFAKQGNITMFSMHGFLETAQLERAELIGQIKELGLYEHLSSEYYNQAVDDRKIGDFVSAQNQLLEAVKYLDSSRNKISNFFAVHGLLATQYAERNQMEKADYHLGLLEELREKNSTDLITESHYHATKTTILKRKGLLNEALEFAKMRLADAETLGNQEQIVNALRDMYEITAAMGNSKLGLEYHKRYTAKKDSLFDSQKTNLLLYYQGLYESEKKEREIQAQTANIGLLEKDNLAFKRWLLFTGIAGVLVTGIVYLVFMQRGLKEKQALQQKFAQKLLLSQEQERKRISKDLHDGLGQHLLLIKNSLTMSGDEENKEKVREAIDEVRAISQALHPFQLQELGLTRAIENMVVQIDRNSALFITADIENVDSLFSKEEALNIYRIIQESFNNVLKHSGAEATKIQIKKLGSEVKISIQDNGKGFNVPEKLKDVRCIGLKTLKERVRSLNGVLKINSRADQGTELNLTIPV; this is encoded by the coding sequence ATGAAAAGCCTAAGCCTAACCATCTTACTGCTGTGCTGCACAACGCTACTTGCTCAAAACGCATGGGATCCGTATATGCAGGCTTATGCATCTGCCCAAACCGATCAAGAAAAACTTACTGCTTTAGACTCTATACTTGCACTGAGCTACAGAAGAGACAATAAGGTTTTTATTGACCACAGTATAATCTTTATCGACCTAGCGGAGAAACAGCAAGATTATGTCGGTATGGCCAAAAAGGCCATGAATATCTCTTATCCACTAAATGTGACCAACCGACCAGACGAAGCAGTAAGGATTATAAACCGTGTGTTACCCTATAAAGACCAAATAGACGACACCTTCTTGGTTGGAGGATTGTATCTAAAACGCGGAGGGGCTCATTTTAGGATCGATCAGAAAAAGGCCGTAGAAGATTACACCATGGCCATAGAACACTATAGCGGTAAAGACTCCCTATATGTTGCCGATGCCTATTTATTCCGAGGGCAGGCCAATACCAATCTCGGCAATTTCATCGATGCCTCCGCAGATTACGACACCGCTTCACGCTATTTTGAGAATCTGGGAGATTACCAATACATGCTCTTTGCTAAGCAGGGCAATATCACCATGTTTAGTATGCACGGCTTTTTAGAGACCGCTCAATTGGAAAGAGCAGAACTTATTGGACAGATAAAAGAACTCGGGCTTTACGAACACTTGAGTTCAGAATACTACAACCAAGCTGTGGACGACCGCAAGATCGGAGACTTTGTGAGTGCCCAAAATCAACTCTTAGAAGCTGTTAAATATTTAGATAGCTCTAGGAATAAGATCAGCAACTTCTTTGCCGTTCACGGTTTATTGGCTACCCAGTATGCCGAGCGGAATCAAATGGAAAAAGCCGATTACCATTTGGGCTTATTAGAGGAGCTCAGAGAAAAGAACTCTACAGACCTGATCACGGAATCGCATTACCACGCAACCAAAACCACTATTCTCAAAAGAAAAGGCTTGCTCAATGAGGCCTTAGAATTTGCTAAAATGCGACTGGCCGATGCCGAAACCTTGGGCAATCAAGAACAGATTGTCAATGCGCTGCGCGATATGTATGAGATCACTGCTGCCATGGGTAATTCCAAACTCGGCTTGGAATACCACAAGCGCTACACGGCTAAAAAAGACTCGCTTTTTGACAGTCAAAAAACCAATTTATTGCTCTACTACCAAGGCTTGTATGAATCCGAAAAAAAGGAACGCGAGATCCAAGCTCAAACGGCCAATATCGGCCTGTTGGAAAAAGACAATTTGGCCTTTAAGCGTTGGTTATTGTTTACCGGTATTGCGGGAGTACTGGTAACCGGGATCGTCTATTTAGTATTTATGCAGCGAGGCCTAAAGGAAAAGCAGGCGCTACAACAAAAATTTGCCCAAAAACTATTGCTTTCGCAAGAACAAGAGCGCAAGAGAATCTCTAAAGACCTACACGATGGCTTAGGGCAACATCTGTTGCTTATTAAGAACAGTCTAACCATGTCCGGAGACGAGGAGAACAAAGAAAAGGTAAGAGAGGCTATAGACGAGGTAAGAGCCATATCTCAGGCCTTGCATCCCTTTCAATTGCAGGAACTGGGGCTCACCAGAGCCATTGAGAACATGGTGGTACAAATAGATCGAAACAGTGCTTTGTTTATTACTGCGGATATTGAGAACGTAGACTCCTTATTTAGTAAAGAAGAAGCCTTAAACATATATCGCATCATTCAAGAGAGTTTTAATAATGTATTGAAACACTCCGGAGCAGAGGCGACTAAGATCCAGATCAAAAAGCTGGGATCCGAAGTAAAGATCAGCATACAAGACAACGGTAAGGGTTTCAATGTGCCCGAAAAGCTAAAAGACGTTAGATGTATTGGTCTTAAAACACTCAAAGAGCGCGTTAGATCGCTAAATGGTGTACTTAAAATTAACAGTCGGGCCGATCAAGGCACAGAACTAAACCTTACAATTCCTGTATAA
- a CDS encoding TatD family hydrolase: protein MQFIDTHTHLYVAHFDDDRAAMVARATAAGITEFYIPAIDSTYTQRMYELEAEFPGKIRLMMGLHPTSVKENYQEELQHVYEQFEKRSFAAVGEIGIDLYWDKSTLDIQIEAFKAQIQLAKKLDLPIVIHCRESFDEIFAVLEEEKHDRLRGIFHCFTGTLEQAHRAIGFGMLLGIGGVATFKNGKIDKFLAEIPLEHLVLETDSPYLAPVPHRGKRNESSYLRLVSAKLADIYGVSEQEIATQTTANAKRLFENS, encoded by the coding sequence ATGCAATTTATAGATACTCATACCCACCTCTATGTAGCCCATTTTGACGATGATCGTGCAGCTATGGTAGCCCGCGCAACAGCTGCTGGTATCACGGAATTCTACATTCCTGCAATAGACAGTACCTACACCCAGCGGATGTACGAATTGGAGGCAGAATTTCCAGGAAAAATCCGCTTAATGATGGGTTTGCATCCCACCTCGGTTAAAGAGAATTACCAGGAAGAGCTCCAGCATGTATACGAGCAATTTGAAAAGCGAAGTTTTGCTGCAGTGGGGGAGATCGGGATAGATCTTTATTGGGACAAATCAACGCTAGACATACAGATCGAGGCATTTAAAGCTCAAATTCAATTGGCCAAGAAGTTGGATCTACCAATTGTGATCCATTGTCGCGAATCTTTCGATGAGATCTTTGCGGTATTAGAAGAAGAGAAGCACGACCGTTTACGAGGAATTTTCCACTGTTTTACAGGGACGCTAGAACAGGCACATCGTGCCATAGGTTTTGGTATGTTGCTTGGAATAGGCGGGGTGGCTACCTTTAAGAATGGCAAGATAGACAAGTTCTTGGCTGAGATTCCTTTGGAACATTTAGTATTGGAGACCGATTCGCCATATTTAGCACCAGTTCCTCACCGAGGGAAGCGCAATGAGAGTTCTTATTTGCGTTTGGTCAGTGCAAAGTTAGCAGACATTTATGGGGTGAGTGAACAAGAGATCGCAACGCAAACCACGGCCAATGCCAAAAGGCTGTTTGAGAATTCGTAA
- a CDS encoding asparaginase — MSATPKILLIYTGGTIGMMRDFESGALSNFDFDALLDHIPELQLLSCEIETVSTSEPIDSSNMNPEHWLTLAQIIAGHYDNYDGFVVLHGSDTMAYTGSALSFMLQGLNKPIILTGSQLPVGDLRTDAKENLITSIEIASAQKEGRPRVCEVGLYFEYKLLRANRSTKINAEHFEAFASLNYPSLVESGVHLEFNDAALLPYDSSATLEVCTALEQQIALIKLFPGLTAEVFEAMTAAAGLKGVIIETFGAGNAPTAPWLLDSIKQLIAQGIPVVNVTQCSGGSVAMGQYATSVGLRNAGVISGGDITTEAALAKLMYLLGACVPREELKSRFETPICGEMDEF, encoded by the coding sequence GTGAGCGCAACACCAAAAATATTACTGATCTATACCGGGGGAACCATTGGAATGATGCGGGATTTTGAATCTGGCGCCTTGTCCAATTTCGATTTTGACGCCCTCTTGGATCACATTCCAGAACTCCAGTTGCTTTCTTGTGAAATAGAAACTGTAAGCACCAGCGAGCCCATAGACAGTTCCAATATGAATCCGGAGCATTGGCTGACCTTGGCGCAGATCATAGCCGGGCATTATGACAATTACGACGGCTTTGTTGTCTTGCACGGTAGCGATACTATGGCCTATACGGGTTCTGCCTTGAGCTTTATGTTGCAAGGGCTAAACAAACCTATCATACTCACCGGCTCGCAATTGCCGGTTGGAGATCTGCGAACAGATGCCAAAGAGAATTTGATCACTTCTATAGAGATCGCCTCGGCGCAAAAGGAAGGTCGCCCGCGGGTATGCGAGGTTGGCCTGTATTTTGAGTATAAGCTATTGCGGGCCAATAGATCTACCAAGATCAATGCCGAGCATTTTGAGGCTTTTGCTTCTTTGAACTATCCGTCTCTGGTAGAGAGTGGAGTGCATTTAGAATTCAATGATGCAGCTTTGTTGCCGTATGATAGTAGCGCAACACTAGAAGTTTGCACGGCTCTTGAGCAGCAGATTGCATTGATAAAATTGTTTCCGGGTTTAACTGCGGAGGTATTCGAGGCCATGACGGCTGCTGCTGGTCTAAAGGGAGTCATTATAGAGACCTTTGGCGCTGGAAACGCCCCGACAGCTCCCTGGCTGTTGGATAGCATAAAGCAATTAATTGCCCAAGGGATCCCTGTGGTGAATGTGACGCAATGTTCTGGCGGAAGTGTTGCCATGGGGCAATATGCAACTTCTGTAGGACTCAGGAATGCAGGAGTGATCTCTGGCGGAGACATCACTACCGAGGCCGCTTTGGCTAAGCTGATGTATCTTTTGGGAGCCTGCGTGCCAAGAGAAGAACTCAAATCTAGA
- the odhB gene encoding 2-oxoglutarate dehydrogenase complex dihydrolipoyllysine-residue succinyltransferase produces the protein MLEMKVPSPGESITEVEIAQWLVETGDWVEKDQAIAEVDSDKATLELPAEASGIITLKAEEGDAVQVGEVVCLIDTEADKPEGAGSSDADAKKEEAPKQEKKEAKKETSSESKTYATGTPSPAAKKILDEKGIDAKDVKGTGRDGRITKDDAVNAKPSMGSPGQGSRGSERKKLSMLRRRVAERLVSAKNETAMLTTFNEVDMSPIFALRKEYKETFKAKHGVSLGFMSFFTLAVVRALELYPDVNSMIDGDYKITYDFKDISIAVSGPKGLMVPVIRNAENLSFRGVEAEVKRLAIRARDGEITVDEMTGGTFTISNGGVFGSMLSTPIINPPQSGILGMHNIVERPVAVDGKVEIRPIMYVALSYDHRIIDGRESVGFLVAVKEALENPTELLMDGNPKKALEL, from the coding sequence ATGTTAGAAATGAAAGTACCCTCACCGGGGGAATCGATCACAGAAGTAGAAATCGCTCAATGGTTGGTAGAAACCGGAGATTGGGTAGAGAAAGATCAGGCTATCGCAGAAGTAGATAGTGATAAAGCCACTTTGGAACTTCCGGCAGAAGCCAGTGGAATCATTACCCTGAAAGCCGAAGAAGGAGACGCAGTACAGGTAGGTGAGGTGGTTTGCCTTATCGACACCGAAGCTGATAAGCCAGAAGGTGCTGGCAGTTCGGATGCTGATGCCAAGAAAGAAGAGGCTCCAAAACAAGAAAAGAAAGAGGCGAAAAAGGAAACTTCTAGCGAGAGTAAAACCTACGCTACCGGAACTCCATCGCCAGCGGCAAAAAAGATACTCGATGAAAAAGGTATCGATGCCAAAGATGTAAAAGGAACTGGTCGCGACGGACGTATAACCAAGGACGATGCTGTCAACGCGAAACCATCTATGGGATCGCCAGGGCAAGGGTCTCGAGGCAGCGAGCGCAAAAAGCTATCCATGCTTCGTAGACGCGTGGCCGAACGTTTGGTTTCTGCCAAGAACGAGACAGCTATGCTAACCACCTTTAACGAAGTGGACATGTCTCCGATCTTCGCCTTGCGCAAAGAATACAAGGAAACTTTTAAAGCTAAGCACGGAGTGAGTTTAGGGTTTATGTCGTTTTTCACCCTAGCCGTTGTTCGCGCTTTGGAATTGTATCCGGATGTGAATTCAATGATAGACGGTGACTACAAGATCACCTATGACTTTAAAGATATCTCTATTGCGGTTTCTGGCCCTAAAGGCCTAATGGTTCCTGTTATTAGAAATGCAGAGAATCTGAGTTTTAGAGGTGTTGAGGCTGAGGTAAAGCGTCTAGCTATTCGCGCGCGTGATGGTGAGATCACTGTAGACGAAATGACTGGAGGTACCTTTACCATTTCTAATGGAGGTGTTTTTGGAAGTATGCTTTCTACACCGATCATCAACCCACCGCAAAGCGGAATCTTAGGGATGCACAATATTGTGGAGCGTCCGGTTGCTGTAGACGGGAAAGTAGAGATCAGACCAATTATGTATGTGGCCTTATCTTACGATCACCGCATTATTGACGGCCGTGAATCAGTTGGTTTCTTGGTAGCTGTAAAAGAAGCATTGGAGAACCCGACCGAATTACTCATGGACGGCAATCCGAAAAAAGCTTTAGAGCTCTAA